In the Natronobacterium texcoconense genome, one interval contains:
- a CDS encoding SDR family oxidoreductase, with product MSGQQVTPPSVARDDIHTIDDDSFHAGNVCIVTGGGSGIGRATALAAAGNGLTVAATDIDETGLEGTIERGEELDLEGEIESIVADLTVDEDLERIVEEAAQLGDIKYLANVAGMQHIDEIEDFPMETYDRMHEIMLRAPLYLSKLCIPHFRETDDGRGCVGNMASVHGHYVTSDKVAYNVSKFGLRGLTQSIAAEGGGKIRSFSVSTGYVKTPLVTAQLEETAEQRGISVQEVIDDVMLGQSRATEMMEPIDVANLFLIGFSDLGKHLAGGDLLFDGGMTLTYE from the coding sequence ATGTCCGGACAACAGGTCACACCACCGTCGGTAGCGCGCGACGACATCCACACGATCGACGACGATTCATTCCACGCTGGCAACGTCTGTATCGTCACCGGCGGCGGATCGGGAATCGGACGAGCGACCGCGCTCGCGGCGGCCGGCAACGGCCTGACCGTCGCAGCGACCGATATCGACGAGACCGGCCTCGAGGGGACGATCGAACGTGGCGAGGAACTCGACCTCGAGGGCGAGATCGAGTCGATCGTGGCGGATTTGACGGTCGACGAAGACCTCGAGCGGATCGTCGAGGAAGCCGCACAGCTGGGTGATATCAAGTACCTCGCGAACGTCGCCGGGATGCAACACATCGACGAGATCGAGGACTTCCCGATGGAGACCTACGATCGGATGCACGAGATCATGCTTCGTGCGCCGCTGTACCTCTCGAAGCTCTGCATTCCGCACTTCCGGGAGACCGACGACGGCCGGGGTTGCGTCGGGAACATGGCCTCGGTTCACGGCCACTACGTCACCAGCGACAAGGTCGCCTACAACGTCTCGAAGTTCGGCCTGCGCGGGCTAACCCAGTCGATCGCCGCCGAAGGCGGGGGGAAGATCCGGTCGTTCTCGGTCAGCACCGGCTACGTGAAGACGCCGCTCGTGACGGCGCAACTCGAGGAGACGGCCGAACAGCGCGGCATCTCGGTCCAGGAGGTGATCGACGACGTGATGCTCGGCCAGTCCCGGGCTACGGAGATGATGGAGCCGATCGACGTCGCGAACCTGTTCCTGATCGGCTTCTCCGATCTGGGTAAACACCTCGCCGGTGGAGACCTATTGTTTGATGGGGGGATGACTCTAACCTACGAGTGA
- a CDS encoding DUF7518 family protein, translated as MSNNRVEQLESTVAELESTVEGLTDELIEAKERIRVLEAELDTETPTRVPERRSEGQIGTDESETPETSAETDLEDVTETDTSAETSTEVVTEDTGDEAEDSGSDDIIVA; from the coding sequence ATGTCGAACAACCGCGTCGAGCAACTCGAGTCGACAGTAGCGGAACTCGAGTCGACGGTAGAGGGTCTAACGGACGAGCTTATCGAGGCGAAAGAGCGTATCCGCGTCCTCGAAGCCGAACTCGACACCGAGACGCCGACGCGTGTTCCGGAACGCCGGTCCGAGGGACAGATCGGAACGGACGAGTCGGAGACGCCGGAGACGTCGGCGGAAACCGATCTCGAGGACGTCACCGAGACGGACACGTCGGCCGAGACGAGCACGGAGGTCGTAACCGAGGACACTGGGGACGAAGCGGAAGACTCAGGTAGCGACGACATTATCGTTGCATAA